One window of the Actinomyces procaprae genome contains the following:
- the rpmJ gene encoding 50S ribosomal protein L36, with translation MKVKPSVKKICDNCKVIRRHGRVMVICDNPRHKQRQG, from the coding sequence ATGAAGGTCAAGCCGAGCGTCAAGAAGATCTGTGACAACTGCAAGGTGATTCGTCGCCACGGCCGTGTCATGGTCATCTGCGACAACCCGCGGCACAAGCAGCGTCAGGGCTGA
- the infA gene encoding translation initiation factor IF-1 — protein sequence MAKKDGVIEVEGSVVEALPNAMFRVELSNGHVVLAHISGKMRQHYIRILPEDRVVVELSPYDLSRGRIVYRYK from the coding sequence ATGGCTAAGAAGGACGGCGTCATCGAGGTCGAGGGATCGGTCGTCGAGGCCCTTCCGAACGCGATGTTCCGGGTTGAGCTGAGCAACGGGCACGTCGTGCTCGCGCACATCTCGGGGAAGATGCGGCAGCACTACATCCGCATCCTGCCTGAGGACCGCGTGGTTGTTGAGCTCAGCCCCTACGACCTGTCCCGGGGCCGCATCGTCTACCGGTACAAGTGA
- the map gene encoding type I methionyl aminopeptidase — translation MLTRERIELKTPDQVRRMRRAGLVVADIHAALREAVRPGVTTAELDAVSADAIARAGAHSNFLGYYDYPATVCVSVNDEVVHGIPGERVLEAGDLVTFDCGAYILDDDGTQWHGDAAFTTVVGGHYGSDSDRVLDATTRQALWDAIAAVARAAAGQADGRAARLNAVGDAVQAAVADAAEREGVHLGILQDYVGHGIGTAMHMAPDVLNYSVKRKGPRLRPGMVLAIEPMLTAGGPEVDELDDGWTMVTRDGSRAAQWEHTVALVPGGVWVLTAPDGGVEGLAPYGLEPKPLA, via the coding sequence ATGCTGACGCGGGAACGCATCGAGCTCAAGACTCCCGACCAGGTGCGCCGGATGCGCCGTGCCGGGCTCGTCGTCGCCGACATCCACGCCGCCCTGCGCGAGGCGGTGCGGCCGGGCGTCACCACCGCCGAGCTCGACGCGGTCTCCGCCGACGCCATCGCCCGCGCCGGTGCCCACTCCAACTTCCTGGGCTACTACGACTACCCGGCCACCGTGTGCGTATCCGTCAATGACGAGGTGGTCCACGGCATCCCCGGTGAGCGGGTGCTTGAGGCCGGCGACCTGGTCACCTTCGACTGTGGCGCCTACATCCTGGACGACGACGGGACCCAGTGGCACGGGGACGCCGCCTTCACCACGGTGGTCGGCGGCCACTACGGCTCCGACTCCGACCGGGTCCTGGACGCCACCACCCGGCAGGCCCTGTGGGACGCCATCGCCGCCGTCGCCCGTGCCGCCGCCGGGCAGGCCGACGGCCGGGCGGCCAGGCTCAATGCCGTCGGCGACGCGGTTCAGGCGGCGGTCGCCGACGCGGCCGAGCGTGAGGGCGTGCACCTGGGCATCCTGCAGGACTACGTGGGCCACGGCATCGGCACTGCCATGCACATGGCTCCCGACGTGCTCAACTACTCGGTCAAGCGCAAGGGGCCGCGGCTGCGCCCCGGCATGGTGCTGGCCATCGAGCCAATGCTCACCGCCGGCGGCCCGGAGGTCGACGAGCTCGACGACGGCTGGACCATGGTCACCCGGGACGGCTCCCGTGCCGCCCAGTGGGAGCACACGGTGGCGCTTGTGCCCGGCGGGGTGTGGGTGCTGACCGCCCCCGATGGGGGAGTGGAGGGACTGGCCCCCTACGGCTTGGAACCCAAGCCCCTCGCCTGA
- a CDS encoding adenylate kinase — MSARMVILGPPGAGKGTQAARICERLAIPAISTGDIFRANVAGGTELGRQAKQYMDAGEYVPDSVTNAMVADRLTADDAADGFLLDGYPRTEAQVHELDSMLAARELSLDVVLEITADAEVVVQRLLGRAAEQGRTDDTEPVIRRRLEVYAEQTEPLAALYEARGLLVRVDGVGALDEVTDRIMAALATRGVTA; from the coding sequence ATGAGCGCACGCATGGTCATCCTCGGTCCCCCCGGAGCGGGCAAGGGCACTCAGGCCGCCCGCATTTGCGAGCGGCTGGCAATCCCGGCGATTTCCACCGGAGACATCTTCCGCGCCAACGTCGCCGGCGGCACCGAGCTGGGGCGCCAGGCCAAGCAGTACATGGACGCCGGCGAGTACGTGCCCGACTCGGTCACCAACGCCATGGTTGCCGACCGGCTCACCGCCGACGACGCCGCCGACGGCTTCCTGCTCGACGGCTACCCCCGCACCGAGGCACAGGTTCACGAGCTCGACTCGATGCTCGCGGCGCGGGAGCTCTCCCTGGATGTGGTCCTGGAGATCACCGCCGACGCCGAGGTCGTGGTGCAGCGCCTGCTCGGCCGTGCCGCCGAGCAGGGCCGCACCGATGACACCGAGCCGGTAATCCGCCGGCGCCTGGAGGTCTACGCGGAGCAGACCGAGCCCCTGGCGGCACTGTATGAGGCGCGCGGGCTGCTGGTGCGCGTGGACGGCGTCGGCGCGCTGGACGAGGTCACCGACCGCATCATGGCGGCGCTGGCCACGCGCGGCGTGACCGCCTGA
- the secY gene encoding preprotein translocase subunit SecY has product MFSAFIQAFKTPDLRRKLLFTLGIMALFRFGSVLPTPGVDLGNVQICVGESQDEGLLGLINVFSGGALLQLSVFALGIMPYITASIIIQLLRVVIPRFEELYKEGQAGTAKLTEYTRYLTIGLGVLQSATIVATAANGNLFTGCSVDVIPNDSPANLALMIVTMTAGTGLIMWLGELITEHGIGNGMSLLIFTSIVARMPQNLLSILGGSGGFSRFLAVVAVILAATLAVVFVEQATRRIPVQYAKRMVGRRQYGGSTTYIPIKINTAGVIPVIFASSLLAMPQLVAQFGSPTSSWVQWIATNLGQTDTVYLVAYALLVFAFTFFYTAITFNSEEIADNMKRYGGFIPGIRAGEPTVRYLSYVINRVTAAGAVYLVILALLPTLAVMWLGLSQNLPFGGTTILIMVGVGLQTVKEINSQLQQRHYEGFLS; this is encoded by the coding sequence GTGTTCAGTGCGTTCATCCAGGCGTTTAAGACGCCGGACCTGAGGAGAAAGCTCCTGTTCACCCTGGGCATCATGGCCTTGTTCCGCTTCGGCTCGGTGCTGCCCACCCCCGGCGTCGACCTGGGCAATGTGCAGATCTGCGTGGGTGAGAGCCAGGACGAGGGCCTGCTGGGCCTGATCAACGTGTTCTCCGGCGGCGCACTGCTCCAGCTGAGCGTATTCGCGCTGGGCATCATGCCCTACATCACCGCCTCCATCATCATTCAGCTGCTGCGCGTGGTGATCCCCCGATTCGAGGAGCTGTACAAGGAGGGGCAGGCGGGAACCGCCAAGCTCACCGAGTACACCCGCTACCTGACCATCGGCCTGGGCGTGCTCCAGTCCGCCACCATTGTGGCCACCGCCGCGAACGGCAACCTGTTCACCGGCTGCTCGGTGGACGTCATCCCGAATGACTCCCCGGCGAACCTGGCACTCATGATCGTGACCATGACCGCCGGTACCGGCCTGATCATGTGGCTGGGTGAGCTGATCACCGAGCACGGCATCGGCAACGGCATGTCGCTGCTGATCTTCACCTCGATCGTGGCCCGCATGCCGCAGAACCTGCTGTCCATCCTGGGCGGCTCCGGCGGCTTCAGCCGCTTCCTGGCGGTGGTCGCCGTCATCCTCGCCGCCACCTTGGCGGTGGTATTCGTGGAGCAGGCCACCCGCCGCATTCCCGTGCAGTACGCCAAGCGCATGGTGGGACGGCGCCAGTACGGCGGCTCCACCACCTACATCCCCATCAAGATCAACACCGCCGGCGTCATCCCGGTCATCTTCGCCTCCTCCCTGCTGGCCATGCCGCAGCTGGTGGCGCAGTTCGGCAGCCCCACCAGTTCCTGGGTGCAGTGGATCGCCACCAACCTGGGGCAGACCGACACGGTCTACCTGGTGGCCTATGCGCTGCTGGTGTTCGCCTTCACCTTCTTCTACACGGCGATCACCTTCAACTCCGAGGAGATCGCCGACAACATGAAGCGCTACGGCGGCTTCATTCCCGGCATCAGGGCCGGTGAGCCGACCGTGCGCTACCTCAGTTACGTGATCAACCGGGTCACTGCGGCGGGCGCCGTCTACCTGGTGATTCTGGCCCTGCTGCCGACGCTCGCCGTCATGTGGCTGGGGCTGTCCCAGAATCTGCCGTTCGGAGGCACGACCATCCTGATCATGGTGGGGGTCGGCCTGCAGACGGTTAAGGAAATCAACTCTCAGCTGCAGCAGCGGCACTACGAAGGGTTCCTCTCATGA
- the rplO gene encoding 50S ribosomal protein L15, translating into MADTKKHEEAGQIIRLHDLRPAPGSKKAKTRVGRGEASKGKTAGRGTKGTKARYQVRPGFEGGQMPLHMRLPKLRGFRNPNRVEYQPVNVGRIAELFPAGGAVTVEDLVAKGAVRRGHLVKVLGGGDVAVKLDLTVDAWSNSAKEKVEAAGGTLTNR; encoded by the coding sequence ATGGCTGACACGAAGAAGCACGAGGAGGCCGGGCAGATTATTCGCCTGCACGACCTCCGGCCCGCGCCGGGCTCCAAGAAGGCCAAGACGCGCGTCGGCCGCGGTGAGGCCTCCAAGGGCAAGACCGCCGGCCGCGGTACGAAGGGCACCAAGGCGCGCTACCAGGTGCGCCCCGGCTTCGAGGGTGGCCAGATGCCGCTGCACATGCGGCTGCCCAAGCTGCGCGGCTTCCGCAACCCGAACCGGGTCGAGTACCAGCCCGTGAACGTCGGCCGCATCGCCGAGCTGTTCCCGGCCGGCGGCGCGGTCACGGTTGAGGACCTGGTCGCCAAGGGCGCGGTTCGCCGCGGCCACCTGGTCAAGGTTCTGGGTGGAGGCGACGTCGCGGTCAAGCTCGACCTCACGGTCGACGCCTGGTCCAACTCCGCCAAGGAGAAGGTCGAGGCCGCAGGCGGTACGCTGACCAACCGCTGA
- the rpmD gene encoding 50S ribosomal protein L30 has product MADAATDKTQQDVRQIKVTQVRSGIGGTRRQRETLRSLGLRRIRQSVVREDNQSVRGMIAKVAHLVTVEEA; this is encoded by the coding sequence ATGGCTGACGCCGCTACCGACAAGACACAGCAGGACGTGCGGCAGATCAAGGTGACCCAGGTCCGTTCCGGCATCGGGGGTACGCGTCGTCAGCGCGAGACCCTGAGGTCGCTCGGCCTGCGCCGGATCCGCCAGTCCGTGGTCCGCGAGGACAATCAGTCCGTGCGCGGCATGATCGCCAAGGTGGCGCACCTCGTCACCGTTGAGGAGGCCTGA
- the rpsE gene encoding 30S ribosomal protein S5 gives MAAQQRDRSASSDGSARRENDRGEGRGRRDRNTDRRDRGTGRGNDDKYIERVVTINRVSKVVKGGRRFTFTALVVVGDGEGTVGVGYGKAKEVPAAIAKAVEAAKKEFFHVPMIRRTIPHLVQGEDAAGVVLLRPASPGTGVIAGGPVRAVLECAGVHDILSKSLGSSNAINIVHATVAALKQLEQPESVAVRRGLPLEEVAPQSMLRARAEGEAAKRAEAEKKEAEKAAEGVGA, from the coding sequence ATGGCTGCACAGCAGCGAGACAGGTCCGCGTCGTCCGACGGCTCGGCCCGGCGTGAGAACGACCGCGGCGAGGGCCGCGGCCGTCGTGACCGCAACACTGACCGCCGCGACCGGGGCACCGGTCGGGGCAACGACGACAAGTACATCGAGCGCGTCGTCACCATCAACCGCGTGTCCAAGGTCGTCAAGGGCGGCCGCCGCTTCACCTTCACCGCGCTGGTCGTGGTCGGTGACGGCGAGGGCACGGTGGGTGTCGGCTACGGCAAGGCGAAGGAAGTTCCCGCAGCCATTGCCAAGGCCGTCGAGGCGGCGAAGAAGGAGTTCTTCCACGTCCCGATGATCCGCCGCACCATTCCGCACCTGGTGCAGGGCGAGGACGCCGCCGGCGTCGTGCTGCTGCGCCCGGCGTCGCCCGGTACCGGTGTTATCGCCGGCGGCCCGGTGCGCGCCGTGCTGGAGTGCGCGGGTGTCCACGACATCCTGTCCAAGTCGCTCGGCTCATCGAACGCGATCAACATCGTCCACGCGACGGTGGCCGCGCTCAAGCAGCTCGAGCAGCCCGAGTCGGTTGCGGTCCGCCGTGGCCTGCCCCTGGAGGAGGTCGCGCCGCAGTCGATGCTGCGCGCCCGCGCCGAGGGCGAGGCCGCCAAGCGCGCCGAGGCCGAGAAGAAGGAGGCCGAGAAGGCCGCTGAAGGAGTGGGTGCGTGA
- the rplR gene encoding 50S ribosomal protein L18, with amino-acid sequence MAYAIKRDKTKTVARKIRHQRVRKHVSGTAARPRLVVSRSNRHMVAQVIDDTIGHTLCSASTHEAALQGVEGHKVGAARRVGELVAERAKALGIDKVVFDRGGYKYHGRVAAVAEGAREGGLEF; translated from the coding sequence ATGGCTTACGCGATCAAGAGGGACAAGACCAAGACCGTCGCCCGCAAGATCCGCCACCAGCGCGTGCGCAAGCACGTGTCCGGCACGGCCGCGCGCCCCCGGCTCGTCGTCAGCCGCTCCAACCGCCACATGGTTGCGCAGGTTATCGACGACACCATCGGGCACACGCTCTGCTCCGCCTCCACCCACGAGGCCGCGCTCCAGGGCGTTGAGGGCCACAAGGTCGGTGCCGCCCGCCGCGTCGGCGAGCTGGTCGCCGAGCGTGCCAAGGCCCTGGGCATCGACAAGGTCGTGTTCGACCGTGGCGGCTACAAGTACCACGGTCGCGTTGCGGCCGTAGCCGAGGGCGCCCGCGAGGGCGGCCTGGAGTTCTGA
- the rplF gene encoding 50S ribosomal protein L6: MSRIGRLPVPVPAGVDVTIEGNDVTVKGPKGTLTRTIAQPLTVERQEDGSILVTRPDDERRSRSLHGLSRTLINNMVIGVTDGYSKQLEIVGTGYRAVQKGSSIELSLGFSHTVVVDAPEGIELKVDGTSKVIVSGISKEQVGEVAANIRKIRPPEPYKGKGVRYAGENVRRKVGKAGK, encoded by the coding sequence ATGTCTCGAATTGGACGCCTTCCCGTTCCGGTCCCCGCCGGAGTGGACGTGACCATCGAAGGAAATGACGTCACGGTCAAGGGCCCCAAGGGCACCCTGACCCGGACCATCGCCCAGCCGCTGACGGTAGAGCGCCAGGAGGACGGCTCCATCCTGGTCACCCGGCCCGACGACGAGCGCCGCTCGCGCTCGCTGCACGGCCTGTCCCGCACGCTGATCAACAACATGGTCATCGGTGTCACCGACGGCTACTCCAAGCAGCTGGAGATCGTCGGCACCGGTTACCGCGCCGTCCAGAAGGGCAGCAGCATCGAGCTGTCGCTCGGCTTCTCCCACACCGTCGTCGTCGACGCCCCCGAGGGCATCGAGCTGAAGGTCGATGGGACCTCCAAGGTGATCGTCTCCGGCATCTCCAAGGAGCAGGTCGGTGAGGTCGCCGCGAACATTCGCAAGATCCGTCCGCCGGAGCCCTACAAGGGCAAGGGCGTGCGCTACGCCGGCGAGAACGTGCGCCGCAAGGTCGGAAAGGCTGGTAAGTGA
- the rpsH gene encoding 30S ribosomal protein S8, which produces MTMTDPIADMLTRLRNANNAYHETVSMPSSKLKVNIAKMLQAEGYIDGYEVTDAQVGKTLTLNLKYGANRQRAIQGLKRVSKPGLRVYAKSTNLPKVLGGLGVAILSTSSGLLTDRQAESRGVGGEVLAYVW; this is translated from the coding sequence ATGACAATGACAGACCCGATCGCAGACATGTTGACTCGTCTGCGCAATGCCAACAACGCATACCACGAGACCGTCTCCATGCCCTCCAGCAAGCTGAAGGTGAACATCGCCAAGATGCTGCAGGCCGAGGGCTACATCGACGGCTACGAGGTGACCGACGCCCAGGTCGGTAAGACGCTCACTCTGAACCTGAAGTACGGTGCCAACCGGCAGCGTGCCATCCAGGGCCTCAAGCGCGTCTCCAAGCCCGGTCTGCGCGTGTACGCGAAGTCCACGAACCTGCCCAAGGTCCTCGGCGGCCTGGGGGTGGCCATCCTGTCCACCTCCTCCGGTCTCCTGACCGACCGGCAGGCCGAGTCCCGGGGCGTAGGCGGCGAAGTGCTCGCCTACGTCTGGTGA
- a CDS encoding type Z 30S ribosomal protein S14, with translation MAKTSLIAKANRKPKFGVRAYTRCQRCGRPRSVYRKFGLCRICLREMALSGQLPGVSKSSW, from the coding sequence ATGGCAAAGACCTCTCTGATCGCGAAGGCGAACCGCAAGCCGAAGTTCGGCGTCCGTGCCTACACGCGCTGCCAGCGCTGCGGCCGGCCCCGCTCGGTGTACCGCAAGTTCGGCCTGTGCCGCATCTGCCTGCGCGAGATGGCCCTCAGCGGCCAGCTCCCCGGCGTGAGCAAGTCCAGCTGGTAA
- the rplE gene encoding 50S ribosomal protein L5, with protein MAENTVVTTEAPAAPRLKGKYNEQVRPALQKEFDHSNVMQVGRVVKVVVNMGVGEAAHDSKLIEGAVRDLAAITGQKPQITRARKSIAQFKLRAGQPIGAHVTLRGDRMWEFLDRLISISLPRIRDFRGLSPKQFDGNGNYTFGLTEQAVFHEIDPDAIDRVRGMDITVVTTAKTDEEARSLLKQLGFPFKEK; from the coding sequence ATGGCTGAGAACACGGTTGTCACCACCGAGGCCCCGGCCGCTCCCCGGCTCAAGGGCAAGTACAACGAGCAGGTGCGCCCCGCTCTGCAGAAGGAGTTCGACCACTCCAACGTCATGCAGGTCGGGCGCGTCGTCAAGGTCGTCGTGAACATGGGTGTGGGGGAGGCCGCCCACGACTCCAAGCTGATTGAGGGCGCGGTTCGCGACCTCGCCGCCATCACCGGCCAGAAGCCCCAGATCACCCGGGCCCGCAAGTCGATCGCCCAGTTCAAGCTGCGTGCGGGCCAGCCCATCGGCGCCCACGTCACGCTGCGCGGCGACCGCATGTGGGAGTTCCTGGACCGCCTCATCTCGATCTCGCTGCCGCGTATCCGCGACTTCCGCGGGCTCAGCCCCAAGCAGTTCGACGGCAACGGCAACTACACCTTCGGTCTCACCGAGCAGGCGGTGTTCCACGAGATCGACCCCGACGCCATTGACCGCGTGCGCGGCATGGACATCACCGTGGTCACCACGGCCAAGACCGATGAGGAGGCCCGCTCGCTGCTGAAGCAGCTCGGCTTCCCCTTCAAGGAGAAGTGA
- the rplX gene encoding 50S ribosomal protein L24, translating to MARIKKGDQVIVIAGKDKGKTGRVLRVIPKEDRVVVEGVQRVTKHTRPRQTAQGATAGGIETVEAPIHISNVMPIDPKTKQRTRVGFRLEEGVRPNGRKRTVRVRYAKKSGEDL from the coding sequence ATGGCACGTATCAAGAAGGGTGACCAGGTCATCGTCATCGCCGGTAAGGACAAGGGCAAGACCGGCCGTGTGCTTCGGGTGATCCCGAAGGAGGACCGCGTCGTCGTCGAGGGCGTGCAGCGTGTCACCAAGCACACGCGGCCGCGGCAGACCGCCCAGGGCGCCACCGCCGGCGGTATCGAGACCGTCGAGGCCCCCATCCACATCTCCAACGTCATGCCCATCGACCCCAAGACCAAGCAGCGCACCCGCGTGGGCTTCCGGCTCGAGGAGGGCGTGCGTCCCAACGGCCGTAAGCGCACCGTGCGCGTGCGCTACGCCAAGAAGTCCGGAGAGGACCTGTGA
- the rplN gene encoding 50S ribosomal protein L14, which produces MIQQESRLKVADNTGAKEILCIRVLGGSGRRYAGIGDQIVATVKDAIPGGSVKKGEVVRAVVVRAAKERRRPDGSYIRFDENAAVIIKNNDGEPRGTRIFGPVGRELRDKKFMRIVSLAPEVI; this is translated from the coding sequence ATGATCCAGCAGGAGTCGCGACTGAAGGTCGCCGACAACACCGGTGCCAAGGAGATCCTTTGCATCCGTGTGCTCGGCGGCTCGGGTCGGCGCTATGCGGGCATCGGCGACCAGATCGTCGCCACCGTGAAGGACGCCATCCCCGGCGGCAGCGTCAAGAAGGGCGAGGTCGTCAGGGCGGTCGTTGTGCGCGCCGCCAAGGAACGTCGCCGCCCGGACGGCTCGTACATCCGCTTTGACGAGAATGCGGCCGTCATCATCAAGAACAACGACGGTGAGCCGCGCGGCACGCGCATCTTCGGACCCGTCGGCCGTGAGCTTCGGGACAAGAAGTTCATGCGCATCGTCTCACTGGCACCGGAGGTGATCTGA
- a CDS encoding CHAP domain-containing protein: protein MTAQLSRRRMLSAAALTALAAAGAPLLADPVALAAEGSDLYFIKSNDTGQGKIEVHALTAASNYTSFSRHNITTLTNGERNNGTFHMVGEDLYFIKTNNTGQGKIEVHALTAASNYTSFSRHNITTLTNGERNNGTFHMVGEDLYFIKTNNTGQGKIEVHALTAASNYTSFSRHNITTLTNGERNNGTFHMVGEDLYFIKTNNTGQGKIEVHALTAASNYTSFSRHNITTLTNGERNNGTFHMVGEDLYFIKTNNTGQGKIEVHALTAASNYTSFSRHNITTLTNGERNNGTFWVSSSARSAAASAPAGRLNARIIAAAQAYPNGAVGGQCAAWVQTVIRAAGGTPVYLENFPWGYNASWAKICTEVVGWHNVQPGDICQWVYPDIAGGHTAIITAGGSEATAQVIDSNYGYGERVNRGSFASRNTGGYYKIWRLK from the coding sequence ATGACTGCTCAACTGTCACGGCGCCGCATGCTTTCCGCGGCCGCACTGACCGCGCTCGCAGCTGCTGGAGCGCCCCTGCTGGCGGACCCGGTCGCCCTCGCCGCCGAGGGCTCGGACCTGTACTTCATCAAGAGCAACGACACCGGCCAGGGCAAGATCGAGGTCCACGCCCTCACCGCCGCCTCCAACTACACCTCCTTCAGCCGCCACAACATCACCACCCTGACCAACGGCGAACGCAACAACGGCACCTTCCACATGGTCGGCGAAGACCTCTACTTCATCAAGACCAACAACACCGGCCAGGGCAAGATCGAGGTCCACGCCCTCACCGCCGCCTCCAACTACACCTCCTTCAGCCGCCACAACATCACCACCCTGACCAACGGCGAACGCAACAACGGCACCTTCCACATGGTCGGCGAAGACCTCTACTTCATCAAGACCAACAACACCGGCCAGGGCAAGATCGAGGTCCACGCCCTCACCGCCGCCTCCAACTACACCTCCTTCAGCCGCCACAACATCACCACCCTGACCAACGGCGAACGCAACAACGGCACCTTCCACATGGTCGGCGAAGACCTCTACTTCATCAAGACCAACAACACCGGCCAGGGCAAGATCGAGGTCCACGCCCTCACCGCCGCCTCCAACTACACCTCCTTCAGCCGCCACAACATCACCACCCTGACCAACGGCGAACGCAACAACGGCACCTTCCACATGGTCGGCGAAGACCTCTACTTCATCAAGACCAACAACACCGGCCAGGGCAAGATCGAGGTCCACGCCCTCACCGCCGCCTCCAACTACACCTCCTTCAGCCGCCACAACATCACCACCCTGACCAACGGCGAACGCAACAACGGCACCTTCTGGGTGTCCTCTTCGGCCCGCAGCGCCGCGGCCTCCGCCCCCGCCGGCCGCCTGAACGCCAGGATCATTGCCGCCGCGCAGGCCTACCCCAACGGTGCGGTCGGCGGCCAGTGCGCCGCATGGGTACAAACCGTCATCCGAGCCGCCGGCGGCACACCCGTCTACCTGGAGAACTTCCCGTGGGGATACAACGCCTCCTGGGCGAAGATCTGCACCGAGGTGGTCGGATGGCACAACGTCCAGCCCGGTGACATCTGCCAGTGGGTGTACCCGGACATCGCCGGCGGCCACACCGCAATCATCACGGCCGGCGGCTCTGAGGCGACTGCGCAGGTGATCGACTCGAACTACGGCTACGGCGAGCGCGTCAACCGCGGCAGCTTCGCGTCCCGTAATACGGGCGGCTATTACAAGATCTGGCGCCTGAAGTAG
- the rpsQ gene encoding 30S ribosomal protein S17 produces MSEQTTQNEDVQNESGAPERNHRKVRRGYVVSDKMQKTIVVEVEERYKHSLYGKVLRRSKKYKVHDEHNDAHPGDLVLIMETRPLSATKRWRLVEIIEKAK; encoded by the coding sequence GTGAGCGAGCAGACCACTCAGAACGAGGACGTCCAGAACGAGTCCGGTGCGCCGGAGCGCAACCACCGTAAGGTGCGTCGTGGCTACGTCGTCTCGGACAAGATGCAGAAGACCATCGTCGTCGAGGTGGAGGAGCGCTACAAGCACTCCCTGTACGGCAAGGTTCTGCGTCGCTCGAAGAAGTACAAGGTCCACGACGAGCACAACGACGCCCACCCCGGCGATCTCGTGCTCATCATGGAGACCCGCCCGCTGAGCGCCACCAAGCGCTGGCGGCTGGTTGAGATCATCGAGAAGGCCAAGTGA
- the rpmC gene encoding 50S ribosomal protein L29 — protein MAIGSKGLTPADLDAMDNERLAEELSKAKAELFNLRFASATGQLEDHGRLKAVRRDIARIYTIVRERELGIRTAPSTQEEAK, from the coding sequence ATGGCTATCGGTTCCAAGGGGCTGACCCCCGCCGACCTCGACGCCATGGACAATGAGCGACTCGCTGAGGAGCTCTCCAAGGCCAAGGCCGAGCTGTTCAACCTTCGGTTCGCCTCCGCGACCGGCCAGCTCGAGGACCACGGCCGTCTGAAGGCCGTGCGTCGCGACATTGCCCGCATCTACACCATCGTGCGCGAGCGTGAGCTCGGTATTCGCACCGCTCCGAGTACTCAGGAGGAGGCCAAGTGA
- the rplP gene encoding 50S ribosomal protein L16, producing the protein MLIPRRTKYRKQHRPHRSGMSKGGNQIAFGDYGIQALEPAYVTNRQIEAARIAMTRHIKRGGKVWINIFPDRPLTKKPAETRMGSGKGAPEWWIANVKPGRIMFELGGVDVDLAREAMRRAQAKLPMKTRFVTREGGDV; encoded by the coding sequence GTGCTCATCCCCCGCCGGACCAAGTACCGCAAGCAGCACCGCCCGCACCGTTCGGGCATGTCCAAGGGCGGCAACCAGATCGCCTTCGGTGACTACGGCATTCAGGCTCTCGAGCCCGCCTACGTCACCAACCGGCAGATCGAGGCCGCGCGTATCGCCATGACCCGGCACATCAAGCGTGGCGGCAAGGTGTGGATCAACATCTTCCCGGACCGCCCGCTGACCAAGAAGCCCGCGGAGACCCGCATGGGTTCCGGTAAGGGCGCCCCGGAGTGGTGGATCGCCAACGTCAAGCCCGGCCGCATCATGTTCGAGCTGGGCGGCGTTGACGTCGACCTCGCCCGGGAGGCCATGCGCCGCGCCCAGGCCAAGCTTCCGATGAAAACCCGTTTCGTGACTCGTGAGGGTGGTGACGTCTGA